CTCGCTGGGCATCATGCGGCTGATCGACGCGATCGAGGACGACTTCGGCATCGAGCTGGACCTCACCGCGGAGGTGCCGGTCGCGCTCACGCAGACCGTCGACTCCATCGCCGTCTACCTCGCCGAGGTCTCCGCCGCCGGCCGCTGACCCCGGCCCGCGGTCCCGCACCGGTCACGCCCGGAGCCGCACGACCTCCTCGGCGATCGCCGAGACCGTCGGGGTCTCGTAGAACACCGCCGGCGAAACGCTCACCGCGAACGCCTGCTCGATCCGGTTCGACACCATGATGACGGTCAACGAGTGTGCGCCGAGCTCGAAGAGGTCCTGGTCCAGTCCGATGTCGGCGCCGTCCAGCGCCTCACTCCACATCGCCTGGACCTGCGCGAGCACGCCGTCCGCGGGCCCCGGCACGGTGGATCCGGCGGCGGGTGCCTGCGGCCGCGGCGGTGCGGGCAGCGCTGAGCGGTCGAGCTTGCCGTTGAAGGTGACCGGAAACGTGTCGAGCGTGACCCACACGGCGGGAACCATCACGGCCGGAAGCGTCTGCCCCGCGTGCTGGCGCAGCGTGGCGGCGTCGAGCGCGGGCATGCCGCGGCGGTAGCGGAGGTACGCCACGAGCTGCGGGTCGCCTCGACCGGCTCCGGTGAGGACCACGGCGGCCTCGGCGACGGCGGGGTGCTCGAGCAGCCGCGCCTCGATCTCGCCCAGCTCCACCCGGTGTCCCCGGATCTTCACCTGGTTGTCCACGCGCCCGAGGAACACAAGACGCCCGTCGGCCAGGTACCGGACCCGGTCACCGGTGCGGTACACCCGGGCGCCCGCCGGCCCGTGCGGGTCGGCCCGGAAGCGTTCGACGGTCAGGTCCGGCCGCCCCCGGTACCCCTCGGCGACGCCCCGCCCGCCGATGTAGAGCTCGCCAGGCAGACCCACGGGCACCGGTTGCGCGGCGGCGTCCAGCACGTACACGCGGGTGTTGGCGATCGGCCTGCCGATCGTCACCTCGCCGTCGCCGACGTCCGCGGGTAGTTCGGCCACAGTGGACCAGATCGTCGTCTCGGTCGGTCCGTACACGTTGAACAGCCGCGCGACCCGGCCACCGACCTCCCGCGCGAGCGCACCCGGAAGGGTCTCGCCGCCGGCCAGCGCCACGGTGGTGTGGCGCTCCGGACCGTCGCCGATTCCGGCGTCGACGAGCATGCGCCAGCCGGACGGGGTCGCCTGCACCCGGGTGATCCCGTGACGGCGGATCAGCCCGACGAGCGCCCGGCCGTCGGCCGCCTCGCCGTCGGTCGCGACAACGGTGGTGGCACCGGCGACCAACGGCGCCAGCAGCTCCAGCGCGGCGATGTCGAACGACAGGGCGGTGTGTGCCAGCCACGGGTCCGCCGGACCCCAGCCCACCGCGTCGCGCATCGCCTGCAGCAGGTTGGCCAGCGCGCCGTGGCTGACGGCGACTCCCTTGGGCTCGCCGGTGGAGCCGGAGGTGTAGATGACGTAGGCGAGGTCGGCCGGACCGGGCTCGGGGTCGCCGCCCGGCGCCGCGCCGTTCACCCGGCTGTCGAGGTCCGCGCCGGTGAGTACCAGCACCGGGCGCGCCTCGGCCAGGATGCGCTGCTGCCGCGCCTCGGGATGGCGCGGGTCGAGTGGCAGGAACGCCGCACCGGCGCGCGCGATCGCGAGGATCGACACGACCAGGTCGGCCGACCGGGGCATCCGGACCGCGACGACTCCACCGGCCACACCCCTGGCCCGCAGCTGCCCCGCGAGCCGCCGGACCGCCGCCGCCAGCTCCCGGTAGCTCATCGGCTGCCCGTCGCACATCACCGCGGGAGCGTCCGGCGTCGCCGCGGCCTGCGCCTCGAAGAGGCCGACCACCGTCGAATGTGGAGGGTACGGCCGCTCCGTCGCGTTCCACGCGTGCAGCAGCTTGTGCAGCTCCGCGCCCTGAAGTATCGGCAGGCCAGCCACCGGCGCGTCCGGGTCGGCCACCATCGTCGCGAGGACGGTGCGCAGGTGACCGCCGATCGCCGCCGCCGTCCCCGGCTCGAACGCCTCCGACGGGTGCTGCAGGCTCATGGCGAGCGTCGAGCCGTCGTCCACCACCTGGATGTGCAGCGCGTTGCGGGCGGTTCCGCTGAAGACCGTCCAGTCCACAGTGGTGGGTACGTCGCCGAAGCACGGTGTCCCCGGCTCGCGGCGGCGGTAGCTGAGCGACACCGGGGCGAGCGCCGGCCGGGGCCGCAGTCCCGGTACGGTGCGTGCCACCGCGGTCCGCCTGAATCGGTACAGCTCGCGCAGCTCGGCCCGTACCGCACGGGCGAAGTCGCGGCACGTCCCGACCGGCGGCGGGGAGAAGACCGGCAGCTCGTTCACGAACGGGCCCACCGCGCCGGCGTTGCCTTCGCCGCGGGTCGACACGTCGATGGCGACCACCGGTTCGGGATCGCCGTAGCGGTGCAGCAATGCCAGTACGGCGGTGAGCAGCAACTCGAACCGCGTGACGCCGATCAGCCGGCAGGTCTCCGCCATGCGCCGCGGCAGGTCCTCGTCCAGCACGATGTCGGTGCTCGTCCCCGGCTCGGCCGCGTCCACCGCGCGGCGCAGGCCGGGCAGGACCGGATCGCGCGGCTCCCGCCACCGCGACCGCCAGTACTCCCGGGCCCCGTCGTCCGGCCGCGCCGGCGGCAGCGGCGCTGGCACGGCGGTCGTCGCCACCGCTCCACGCTCGGCACCGTAGGCGTCGGCGAGATCACGCAGCAGGATCTCCTTGGAGGTCCCGTCGAACACGGCGTGATGCGCCACGACGAGCAGGACCGGCGGTGCCGACGGGCGGCACAGCAGCATCAGCCGCGCCAGCGGTCCCCGCGCCAGGTCGAACGGGCGCGCCACCGCCGCCGTCAGGTCGTCGCCGGCGAGGTCGGCGATCTCCAGCCTGGGCGGGCGTGCGGCGGGTACGAGACACAGCCGGCCGTCGCGCTCCGTGAGCACGCTGCCGAGCGCGCTGTGCCGGGCCACCACCGCGTCACACGCCCGGCGCAGCGCCGCCACGTCGATCTCCCCGCCGAAGCGCACCGCCATGGCCAGGTGGTACGCGGCCCCGGCGGCACCGGAGCGCTCGGTGAACCAGATCCCGTGCTGTACGTCCGACGCGGCCGTGAGCCCGCTCTGCTCATCCACCGGCACGAACCCTCCTCGTCGAGATCCTGGCCAGGTCGGTTGCCACGTCGGCGAGGATGCGAGCCCCGTGCTCGGCCAGAAACAGGTGACCGCCGGTGAACGTGCGCAGCCGGTACGCCCCGGTCGTGTGGTGCTCCCACGCCGCGACGTCGGCCACGTCCACCTCCGAGTCGTCGACGGCGGCGAAGCAGGTCAAGGGCGTATCGAGGGGTGCCTGCGGCCGGTGCGGGTGGCGTTCGCACAGCTCCAGGTCGACCCGGGTGATGCCGGCAAACGCCAGCAACAGCTCGGGATCGCGGATCGCCACCGGGGAGTCGCCGGCTCCCTCCAGCAGGCGGGCCACGAACTCGTCGTCGGGCAGGCGGCTCATCGGGCCGCGTTTGGGCGGCCGGCCGGGTGCGCGGTGTGCGGAGACGAACAGGTGGACCGGCAGCGCTGCCCCGCGCCGGCGCAGCAGTCGGGTCAGCTCCACCGCGACGAGCGCGCCCATGCTGTGCCCGAAGAAGGCGAAGGGCCGGTCCATCAGGGCGGCGAGGCCGTCCGCGCAGGCCTCGACGTACGGCTCGATCCGCCGGATCAGCCCTTCCCTGGCGCGCGTCTCCCGGCCCGGCGGCTGCACCGCCCACACCTCGGCCGCCAGCTCGTCCGGCAACCGCCACCCGGCGTAGGTGGAGGCGCCGGCACCGGCGTACGGGAAGCCGAACAGCCGGAGCGCCGGAGCGGGGTGGCGCGGCTGGTAGGTCTGTGCCCAGCCGCCCACCGTCTCCACCGCGATCACTCCAGCCCCCGGTCCCGGAGCGCGGCACAGAGGTCGCCGAACGTGCGGGACTCCAGGAGCAGGCCCACCCGCAGGTCTGCGCCGAACTCCTCGCGGATCAGCGCCATCAGCTCGATCGCACTCAGCGAGTTGCCGCCGGATTCGAAGAAGTCCTGGTCGGGTCGGATGTCGGTCGCGCCGAGGGCCTGCTGCCAGAGCGCGAGCAGGCGGCCCTCAAGTCCTTCCGCGACGGGTGCCGGTGCGACCGGCGCGATTTGCGCAGCGGGCGCCGACTCGCGTGCCGGGGGCACCGGCTCGCGCGGCGGGAGCGCCGGCTCGCGCACCCCCGGCGCGGGTACGGACGCGAGCGGTGCGGGTGCGCCGGACACGAACGGGCGGACCAGCACGTGCCCTGTCACGCCGGCGTCGAGCAGCCGGAACATGATGTCGACGCCGGTGTCGGAGGGCAGCCCGTCCCGGGCCGGTGCCGCCGCGGGCTGCGTGGCGTGCGACGGCGCCGACGCGGCCTTCGCGGACGCCGTCAGCCGCTGCTCGTCAACCATGATCATCGTGAAGCCGGTGATGGTGGCGAGTACCGTGCCGTCGTCGTCGATCAGGTCGATGTCGCCGGACGGCGTCTCGGCCGGGGCGGCCGTGTCGCGACGGGCATGGGCGTGGAAGCGCGCCGGCAGCGAGCCGTACACGACGAGCCGCTGGTAGTGGAACGGCACCGACGACGCTTGCTCCGGAGTACGCACGCCGGCCGCGGTCGCCGTGTCCAGCAACGCCGGATGCAGGCTGTGCCCGGCGACCTCGTCCCGGTACGGCGCCGGCAGCTCGATGCACAGCAGCCGCTCGTCGGGCAGCGCGAGCAGGTCGGCGATGTTGTCCCACCGCGGGCTCAGCTTGAGCAGCCGGCTCTTGGTCTGCCCCCGCGGGCGGCCACCTGGAGCGCCGGCGGCCGTAAACCGCCGCCGCAGCGATGCCAGGTCCACCCGTTCCGGCGTGCCTTCGACCGCCCGTATCCGACCTGTCGCGTGCACCGTCCAGGCCCCGCCGTCGCCGGCGGGCCGGGACTCCATGCGCAGGTCGTGCCGCCCGTCGACCGGCCCGAAGGTGATCCGCAGCGTCCGGGGAGCCCGGTCCAGCAGCGGCGTGTGAAACACCATGTCCGAAAGCTCGATCGGGGCCGCACCGCGCACGACCTGCTCGCGGTACGCGGTGACGGCCAGGTCGATGTAGGCGGTCGCCGGCAGCAACGGCATCCGGCCGACGCGGTGCTCGTCCAGCACCCAGTCCGTCGCGGATCCCATCTCGCGCTTGACCACCACGGCGGGGCCGGCCTCCGGCGCCGCGGCCTGACCCGAGTCCAGCTGCCGGACCGCGCGGTGCAAGGTGGCGATGTCGACGTCACCGGTGGCCGCCATGCCGGCGTCGCGCCAGACCGGCCAGCCGATGCTGAGGGCACCGCTGGCGGCCCCCTCGACGGCGACGCCGTCCAGAAAGGCGTTCGCGGCGGCGTAGTCGGCGCCGCCGACGAGCCCTTCGACCGCTGCCCGGCTGGAGAAGTAGACGGTGAAGTCGGGCGCGGGCCGGTCCGCGAAGACAGCGGCCAGGTTGGCGGTACCCGCCGTCTTGGGGGCGAGGACGGCTTTCGCGTCCGCCGGCTCGCGGAACGCCAGCATGCGTTCGCCCGGCACCCCGGCGAGATGGAACACACCCGCCACGGGGCCGAACCGGCTGGTGACGTCTTCGACGGTCTGGCGCAGGCCTTCGAGGTCCGTCACGTCGCACGGGTAGACCCGCACCTGCGCGCCACAGTCGGCAAGTGCGGCCAGCTCCGCCTCGTCGACGCCGTCGTTGCCGCGGCGCCCGAGCAGGGCGAGGCGCGGCTGCAGGCCGGTGGCCGCCAGTCCTCTGGCCACCTCGAGGCCGAGCCCTCCGGTACCTCCGGCGATCAGATAGACGCCGCGCTCGCGCAGCGCGCGGCCGGTCGCCGGGGGCAGCGGCAGCGGCAGCTCCGTGGGGAGCCATCGGCGGTTGCCCCGCAACGCGACCACCGGCGCCGTCGTGCCGAAGGCGATCTCCGATGCCAGCTCCGACACCGGTACCCGTCCGGTCGCGTCGATCGCCGTGCACGCCGTCCGCGGCGACTCGGCGGCGACCGTGCGGAACAGCCCGTGCAGCGCCACCCTGGCGGGCATGACCCGCTCGCCGCCGGACACGTCGACCGAGTGGCTGGTGAGCAGCACCAGCCGCGGCTGGACGGTCCACTGGTTGGAGGTCACGACCAGCCGGCTCAGCGCCATGAGGCTGTAGAACCCGTGCTTGAGCTGGGCGTCGAGTGGCTCGTCCGGTTCGGCGCCGTACGTGGCGGCGTGCACCAGCACGTCCGGCACGCGGCCCGCGTCGGCGAGGCGGGCCAGGACCGACTCCAGGTCCGCCTGCTCTCCCGGCCGCACGCGGAAGCCGTCACCACCTTCGGCGTACCCGTCACCGGGGCGCACCGCGACAGGTTGCAGGCCCGCCCGGCGTACCGCCAGCAGCACGTCGATCGCGGCGGGCGGAGCGGCGGGGAGGATCACCAGCGCACGCTCGCCGGACCGCCCGGACGTGTCGCCGGTGCGCTCTCCCTCCACCCACCGCACGGTGCTCACCGGCGCCGCCGGTGCCTCGACCGGCGCGGGCACGGCCTCGACCCGAGCGGGCGCCACGTCGCCGGCCTGAACCGGCGCGGTCTCGACCGGCAGGTCGGCCCAGTGCCGGTCGCGGGCGTACGGATAGCCGGGCAGCGGGACCCGCACCGCCGGCGGCGGCATCTCCGCGTGGGACCAGTTCACCGGGCATCCCGACAGCCACAGCCGGGCGGCGGCGGTGAGCACGTCGGCCCGGTCGCCGGGCCCGTCGCCCAGCGTGGCAACGGTCCTGGCACTGCTGGCGTGCGGACTATGCCGGGCCAGACCGGTCAGCGTCGTGCCCGAGCCGACCTCCAGCAGCACGGCGTCGCGATGCTGGAGCAGCAGCGCCGACAGGCCCGCCTCGAACCGGACCGGCCGGGTCAGCTGGCCGGTCCAGAACTCGGTGCGGGTCACCTCGTCCGGATCGGCGAGCCGCCCGGCGTAGGCCGAGTAGAACGGCACCTGTGGCGGGCTGGCCAGGACATCCTGGAAGGCTTCCGACCAGGCGTCCGCGGCGGGGCCCCACCCGGGTGGTGGAAAGCCGCGGCGTGCCGCAGGACCTTGCTGATGATCTTCCGCGACTGCAGGCGGACGGCGAGTTCCTCAAGCTGCTCGGTGGGTCCGGACACGCAGACCTGGCGGGTGCCGTTCGACGCGGACAGCGCCAGCGGCTCGGCGACGAGGTCGCTGACGTCGTCCTCGCCCGCGGCGACGACGAGCATGCTGCCCGGCACCGGGTGCTCGGCCATGGCCACCGCGCGCGCGACGACGAGGCGCACCGCGTCGGGCAGCGTGAAGACCCCGGCGACGGCCGCCGCCGTCAGCTCTCCCAGGCTGTGCCCGAGCACCGCGGTTGGCGCCGCGCCGAGCTTGCGCCACATCGTCGCGAGGGCGTATCCGATCGCGAACAGCGCCGGCTGCGCCACCATGGGATCGGCCAGGCTCTCGTCGCCCGACTCGCTGCCGGCCCAGCGGCGGTACAGCGGCACACCGTGGTCCTCGAAGAGCTCGATGCACTCGTCCATCGCCACGCTGAAGCTGCGGACCGTGCCGTAGATGCCGCGCGCCATCCCGGCGCGCTGAGTCCCCTGGCCAGGCAGCAGGTACGCGACAGCGGGCTCGTCCACCGCGGTGTCGACCATGACGAGCGAGCCGTCGCGGAGTGCGGCAGCCGCCGAGGCGGCTGAGTCGGCGACCACCGCCGCCCGCACCCGGTGAGCGGTACGGCCGTGCAGCAGGGTCGCGGTGGCATCGCCGAAGACCTCTGCGCCGGAAGCGGAGAAGTATCCGGCCAGATCGGCCCGCAGGCGCCGCTCGCCGGCCTCGTCGCCGGCCGACCACGCCACCACGCGGGGGCGGCCGTCCGGTGGCTCGTACAGCGGCGGCGGACCTTCGGTGAGCAGGAGGTGTGCGTTCGTGCCGCCGATGCCCAGCGAGGTCACGCCGGCCACCCGGCGGCGTGACGGATCCCTCGGCCACGGACGCAGGTCGGTGCTGAGCTCGAACGGCGTCTTCTCCAGTTCGAGTACCGGGTTCGGCGTGGCCAGGTTCACGGTCGGCGGGATGGCTTCCCGCTGCAGCATCAGCACGGTCTTGATCAGGCCGGCGATACCCGCCACCGCGCCCATGTGGCCGATGTTCGACTTCACCGAGCCCAGCACGGTCGTGGCCATCGGCGCCCCGTCGGCGAGCCGCCGGTACGCGTCGGCGAGCGCGGCCACCTCGACCGGGTCGCCGAGCGCGGTGCCGGTCGCGTGCGCCTCGACGTAGCCGACCTCGTCCGGGGCGACGTCGGCCAGCAGCATCGCCTCCATGACCGCGTTGGCCTGTCCGGTGAGGCTCGGCGCGCTGAAGCTCACCTTCTCCGCGCCGTCGTTGTTGACCGCGCTGCCGAGGATGACCGCCGCGATGTTGTCGCCCGCGCCGAGCGCGTCGTCGAGTCGCTTGAGGACGACCGCGCCGGCGCCGCTGCCGAAGATCGTGCCGGTCGCCTCCGCGTCGAACGGCCGGCAGTGCCCGTCGGAGGTCAGCACGTTGCCCGGAGTCCACAGGTGCCCCCGGCCCAGGTCCACCACCGCGCCACCGGCCAGCGCGGCGTCGCACTCACCGGCGCGCAGCGCCTGGCAGGCGAGGTGCACGGTGACGAGCGTGCTGGAGCAGGCGGTGAGGGCGGTCAACGCCGGCCCGCGCAGGTCGAGCTTGTACGCGACGAGCGTGGACAGGTAGTCGATCTGGTTGAGGGTCTGCAGCAGCATGCCCGCGCGGCCCACCAGGTCGGGACGGCGGCGCAGGTAGAAGTCGAGGTACGAGTTGGGGCCGGTCGCGCCGAACACGCCGACGCTGTCCGCCATCGCGAACGGGTCGTACCCGGCGTTTTCCAGGGCGCTGTGACACATCTCCAGGAAGACCCGGATCTGCGGATCGCAGATCTCGGCCTCCCGGTCGGTCATGCCGAACAGGCTCGCGTCGAAGCGGTCCGCCTCGGGCATGACGGGCGCGACGGGCACGTAGTCCGGATTGTCGATGTGGGCTTGCGGTACGCCGGCGCGGCGCAGCTCGTCGGCGCTCAGGAAGGTGATCGACTCTTTGCCCGCCACGAGGTTCTGCCAGAACTGGCTGAGGTCGCGAGCGCCCGGAAAGCGCCCGGCCAGGCCCACGATGGCGATCGGTTCGAGACTGCTCTGCGTTGGCGCCGTCACCTGTTCCCCTCTCGGATCCGTGCCCGCAGCTCCTTCCGGGACTGTCCGGCGCCCGCGGTCCAGACCGGGCGCCGGCGGCGGTCCGGCGGTCGCCGCGGTGGCGAGGTGACCGGCGAACGCGCGGACGTTTGGGTACCGGAACAGGGCCAGCAGCGGGATGTCCCGGCCCAGCCGGGCGACCAGCGCCCGGTGTACCCGGACGAGATCGGCGGAGCTGATACCGCCCTCGAAGAAGTTGACGTCCGGTGCGATGGCGATCCCGGTCGTCTCCTGGATCACTTCGCTCAGGGCCGCACGCATCACCTGCGGATCGGCGACGTCGCTCATCCGCCACCCGCTTCGGGCGCCGCTGCGCGGTCGCGCCGGATCAGTGCGGCAAGCGCCGCCGGTGTGGGCGCCGCGAGCATCATCCCCAGCGAGACCGGTACGTCGCTCCAGGCGCTGATTTCTTCCGCCGTCTGTGCCGCCAGCAGTGAGGAGCCGCCGTACAGGAAGAAGTTGGCCTGTGCGTCGAGGTCCGGCTCGCCGAGGGCGGCCGACCACGCGTCGACGAGGCGCCGCTCCAGCGGATCCCGGACCTCGCCCGGCGCGGCGGCGGAGCCGGCCACCGGCGCGTCATAGCCGGCGAGGGCGAGCAGGTCGACCTTGCCGTTCGCGGTCTCCGGCAGCCGTTCCAGCACCATCACGCGGGCCGGCAGGCTGTACCCGGGCAGCCGCGAGCGGGCGAAGGCCCACACGTCGTCCACCAGGCCGGGCCGGTCCTCGGCCACCACGTAGGCCGCCAGCTGGCCGTCCCCGTCCGGCCCGGTCCGCAGGATCACCGCGGCCGCCGCCACCTCGTCGTGGGCGGACAGGACCTGCTCCACCTCGCCGAGCTCGATGCGGTGGCCGCGCAGCTTCACCTGGCGGTCGCGGCGGCCGAGCAGCTCGATGCGGCCGTCCGGCAGCAGCCGGGCCAGGTCGCCGGTGCGGTAGTACCGGCCCAGCGCCGGATCGTCGCGGAACCGCTCGGCGGTCAGCTCGGGGCGGTCGTGGTAGCCGGCCGCGACGCCCGTCCCGGCCAGGCACAGCTCGCCGGTCACGCCGGTCGGGCAGGGTGTTCCCCAGGCGTTGAGGACGTACGCCCGGGTGTTGGCGATGGGCTGGCCCACCGTGAGCCGATCGGGGTCCTCGGTGTCGAGCGGCGCGGCGGTGGACCAGATCGTGGTCTCGGTCGGACCGTACACATTGGACGCCCGGCAGCCGGCCGCGCGTAGCTGGCGGGCCAGCGAGGGCGGCATCGGCTCGCCGCCGCAGAGCGCTGTCCGGCCGGCCAGCCAGCCGCTGCCCGCCGCCAGTCCGAGCCGCCACGTGGTGGGCGTCGCCTGCACGACCGTCACGTTTTCCCGCTCCACGAGGGTGGCCAGCCGCTCCGGCAGCACGCGTACCTCGTCCGGCCCCACGACCACGCGCCCGCCGGCGCTCAGGGGAAGCCACAGCTCCAGCGCCGAGATGTCGAAGGCGACGTCGTCAGCCACAGCATCGTCGTTTCCGGCCCCGCCGGCAGCCACGCGGTGAAGTGGCGGACGACGTTGGCCAGGTTGCGGTGGGTTATCCGGACTCCCTTGGGACGGCCGGTCGACCCCGACGTGTAGATCAGGTAGGCCAGGGCGTCCGGGTCCGAGGGCGCGGGCGCCGCGGCGCCCTCCTGCGCCGCTGTCGTCCATTGCACCGGTACCGCCGTCGCGTCCAAACCGTCGAGGCAGCCCTCCGGCAGCAGCTGCCCGTCGAGCACCACGCCCACCCCCGCGTCGGCGAGCTGCTCGCGCAGGCGGCTGGGCGGGTGCTCCGGATCGAGCGGGAGGTACGCCGCACCGGCCCACCACACGCCGAGCGCGGCCGCCGCCAGCTCCGGTGCGCGCCGGCCGGCGAGCGCGACCACGTCCCCGGCGCGCACACCGAGCCGGTCCAGTGCCTGCCGGACGCCCTGCGCCGCCTGGCACAGCTCGCGGTACGCCACCTGGCGGTCCCCGTCGACCAGCGCGACCGCGTCCGGCGTGTCCCGGCCGGCCGTTTCCACCAGCTCGGGCACCGTCTGCGGCCCGGCCCACCGCATCTGCGTCCGGTTGACCCGCTCGAGGAGGTCGATTTCCGCCCTGGTCCGCACATCGAGGTCGCGCAGCGGCAGTGCCGGCGCCGCGTGTGCCTGGGCGATCACCGACTCCACGCGTTCCAGCAGCGCCGCGGCGAACGTGCGCTCGTGCACCTCGGTGCTGTAGAGCAGGCGTGCGCGGAACGCACCGTCGAGCTGCTCCAGAGTCAGCTCGATGTCAAACCGGCACAGCCCGGTGTGTATGTCGCGCACCTCGCGGCGCCCGGACGGCGAGCGTTGCGGCTCCGCCGCGACGCGGTAGTTGAACAGGTGCCGGAACAGCCCCGCCCGCCACCAGAGCGGATCCTCCCGGCCCTGGACGAGTTCGCTGGCGAGCGCCTCGAACGGCACGTCGGCGTGCTCCATGCCGGCGATCAGCCGGGCCGCGACGGTGGAGGCGAGCTCGACGAACGGGCGGTCGGGGTCAATCTTGATCCGCAGCGGCAGGGTCGCCACGTGGTAGCCGACGCTGCTCGCCCGCGCCGCGCTGCGCGTGCTGGCCATGACGCCGACCAGCGCGTCGTCGGACATGCCCACGGAGTGGAGCGCGACAAGGTACCCGGCGAGCAGCACCGCGGCGTCGGTGCTGCGGGAGCGGGCGCGCAGGTCCGCCACCTGGGCGGAGAGCGTGAGCGGGTAGACCCATTCGACCTCGTCGGCGGCGAACGTGGCGGGCTGGGCGGGCTCGCGGGCCGGGTCGAGCCGGGTGCCCGCCGGGTCGATGCCGGCCAGGTCGGCGCGCCAGTAGCGCAGCGAGTCAGCGCTGGGCGTGACCCGCGCGGCCCGCGCCGGCTCGGGCAGCGGCGGCGGCTCGCCCGCGTCGGCGAAGGCGGGGTAGCTGGCGTTGAACTCGGCCAGGAGCACGCGCAGGCTCAGGGCGTCGATGACGACGTGGTGGGCGACGAGGCAGAACACGTCACGGCCGGCGCCGCCGCGAAACCAGCCGAGGCGCACCGGCCGGCCGCTGGTCAGGTCGAACGGGCGGCCGGCGTACTCGCGCAGGCGCTCCTCCAGCCGGTCCGTACCGTCGATGACGTCG
The window above is part of the Phytohabitans houttuyneae genome. Proteins encoded here:
- a CDS encoding condensation domain-containing protein; this translates as MTAPAARLAEPEARGLTAAEEALWLLQQLAPDRGVTNVAMAVEAAVQLRWWPLNATFEWLVDRHPALRCRFSTVDGRPVRTLVPADELDVSVDVIDGTDRLEERLREYAGRPFDLTSGRPVRLGWFRGGAGRDVFCLVAHHVVIDALSLRVLLAEFNASYPAFADAGEPPPLPEPARAARVTPSADSLRYWRADLAGIDPAGTRLDPAREPAQPATFAADEVEWVYPLTLSAQVADLRARSRSTDAAVLLAGYLVALHSVGMSDDALVGVMASTRSAARASSVGYHVATLPLRIKIDPDRPFVELASTVAARLIAGMEHADVPFEALASELVQGREDPLWWRAGLFRHLFNYRVAAEPQRSPSGRREVRDIHTGLCRFDIELTLEQLDGAFRARLLYSTEVHERTFAAALLERVESVIAQAHAAPALPLRDLDVRTRAEIDLLERVNRTQMRWAGPQTVPELVETAGRDTPDAVALVDGDRQVAYRELCQAAQGVRQALDRLGVRAGDVVALAGRRAPELAAAALGVWWAGAAYLPLDPEHPPSRLREQLADAGVGVVLDGQLLPEGCLDGLDATAVPVQWTTAAQEGAAAPAPSDPDALAYLIYTSGSTGRPKGVRITHRNLANVVRHFTAWLPAGPETTMLWLTTSPSTSRRWSCGFP
- a CDS encoding non-ribosomal peptide synthetase is translated as MADDVAFDISALELWLPLSAGGRVVVGPDEVRVLPERLATLVERENVTVVQATPTTWRLGLAAGSGWLAGRTALCGGEPMPPSLARQLRAAGCRASNVYGPTETTIWSTAAPLDTEDPDRLTVGQPIANTRAYVLNAWGTPCPTGVTGELCLAGTGVAAGYHDRPELTAERFRDDPALGRYYRTGDLARLLPDGRIELLGRRDRQVKLRGHRIELGEVEQVLSAHDEVAAAAVILRTGPDGDGQLAAYVVAEDRPGLVDDVWAFARSRLPGYSLPARVMVLERLPETANGKVDLLALAGYDAPVAGSAAAPGEVRDPLERRLVDAWSAALGEPDLDAQANFFLYGGSSLLAAQTAEEISAWSDVPVSLGMMLAAPTPAALAALIRRDRAAAPEAGGG